The nucleotide window ACTCCGGGACATGATCGAATCGCATATCGGACACACGCCGCTGGTGCAGCTGCGCCGGGTGGTCGAACCCGGCATGGCCGACGTGTTCGTCAAGCTCGAAGGCCAGAATCCGGGCGGCTCCATCAAGGACCGCACCGCGCTAGGCCTCATCGAGGACGCTGAGCGCCGGGGCGCGCTGCGACCGGGCGGCACCATCGTGGAACCCACCAGTGGCAACACCGGCATCGGGCTGGCGCAGGTGGCGGCGGCCAAGGGCTACAAGCTGATCTTGTGCATGCCCGCCCAGATGAGCGAGGAGCGCAAGCGCACGCTGGCGGCCTACGGCGCCGAACTGGTCCTCACCGACCCCGAACGCCGGATGCTCGCGGCCATTGATGAGGCCGAGCGGATCAGCGCCGAGACGGGCGCGGTCATGATGGGCCAGTTCACCAATCCCGCCAACCCAGCCACCCACGAGCGCACCACCGGCCCAGAGCTGTGGGAGCAGATGGAAGGGCGCATCGACGCCTTCGTGTACGGCAGCGGCACGGGCGGCACCATCAGCGGGGTGGGCCGCGCCCTCAAGAGCCGCGACCCGGCCGTGCAGATCATCGCGGTCGAGCCGGCGCGCAGCAACGTCCTCTCGGGCGGCGAGCGCGGCGAGCACGGCTTTCAGGGGATGGGGCCGGGTTTCATTCCAGGCAACCTCGACCGCAGCGTCCTAGACGGCGTGGTCGAGGTCTGGGAGGAGGACGCCTACCCCCTGGCCCGGCGGCTGGCGCGCGAGGAAGGCATCTTCGTGGGCATGAGCAGCGGCGCGATGG belongs to Deinococcus sp. Leaf326 and includes:
- the cysK gene encoding cysteine synthase A; translated protein: MIESHIGHTPLVQLRRVVEPGMADVFVKLEGQNPGGSIKDRTALGLIEDAERRGALRPGGTIVEPTSGNTGIGLAQVAAAKGYKLILCMPAQMSEERKRTLAAYGAELVLTDPERRMLAAIDEAERISAETGAVMMGQFTNPANPATHERTTGPELWEQMEGRIDAFVYGSGTGGTISGVGRALKSRDPAVQIIAVEPARSNVLSGGERGEHGFQGMGPGFIPGNLDRSVLDGVVEVWEEDAYPLARRLAREEGIFVGMSSGAMAWAALEVARRLGPGRRVATIACDTGARYLTTSLFSGSTGTPKGYRPYSREKLADGAAQ